In Phycisphaerae bacterium, the following proteins share a genomic window:
- a CDS encoding DUF2752 domain-containing protein: MTSPLSTPPLPTESTPDEPRYFRFLGVIIGPRTRTRAATRFAWGVTAAVCATILGIAAYLLPSPAGHGTHEALRLNPCGFIIRTGLPCPTCGMTTAFSHLVRGHIVRSFISQPAGMIFGLLTIGLTIVGTAVAVTGQSYYLDWNGVSPRVLLGLGLLILFGWGFKLAHGLLTGELPIQHG, translated from the coding sequence ATGACCTCTCCCTTATCGACTCCACCCCTGCCGACGGAATCGACTCCGGACGAGCCGCGGTACTTTCGGTTTCTCGGGGTCATCATCGGACCGCGAACCCGGACCCGAGCGGCGACCCGGTTCGCCTGGGGAGTCACTGCGGCGGTTTGTGCGACGATTCTGGGAATCGCGGCGTATCTCTTGCCCAGCCCCGCGGGACACGGAACACACGAAGCCCTGAGACTGAACCCGTGTGGGTTTATCATTCGCACCGGCCTGCCATGCCCCACATGCGGCATGACGACCGCCTTTTCCCATCTTGTTCGCGGCCATATTGTTCGATCGTTTATTTCGCAGCCCGCCGGCATGATCTTCGGGCTGTTGACGATTGGCCTTACGATCGTCGGGACAGCAGTGGCGGTGACGGGGCAAAGCTACTACCTCGATTGGAACGGGGTCTCGCCGCGCGTTTTACTGGGGCTCGGCCTCTTGATTCTATTTGGCTGGGGCTTCAAACTCGCCCACGGACTCCTAACCGGCGAATTGCCGATTCAACATGGATGA